The Acetomicrobium sp. S15 = DSM 107314 genomic sequence TGAGCTCCCTCCTTAGCTTCGACGAAGCGCTTCTTTCTCCTGACCTTTTCCTCCACTAAACTGTAAACTACAGGCACTAGGATAAGCGTTACCAGTGTAGAAAGCAATAATCCTCCTAAAACTGTAACTGCCAGCGGCCTCCATATCTCCGCACCTTCACCGCGACTTAAAGCCAACGGCAGCTACCCAAAAATCGTAGTGAGCGTAGTCTGATATGCGCAAGAACCACTGCTCAAGGCTTCGTTTTCTTACCGGCGTGCCACAGCGCCAGCAATTGCCTTCGATCACCTGCTCGTTGGCGAGCACGGTTTTGCACT encodes the following:
- a CDS encoding efflux RND transporter permease subunit, translated to MALSRGEGAEIWRPLAVTVLGGLLLSTLVTLILVPVVYSLVEEKVRRKKRFVEAKEGA